The DNA segment GGAACTGCTGGTCTGTTTGATAAATCTCTGCATTTAGCAGTTTTCAATGTTGCCAAAACGAAAGTTAAGAAGATGTTCCTTTTCTCCATGTCGCTTTCTTTGGCGTAATTTACAAGGTTATTCCACACAAGATAGTTGTTCAGATACTTGGTAGAAACACCGTTAAAGCCACGCATAAACCTCTTTAGCTGGCTATGGTAGCTATTGATATGTTGGATATTATAAATGCCTTTCTTGGCTTTGCCAGTCTTTAACTGCACAAGGTCAATGCTATTGGCATTTGTAAATCTCACATAGGAGTTCATCTTGTCCGTAACAAGAGTGGAATTGGTCTTAATCCTACCATCATAAATATGATGTAAATCTCTTGTAGAAACTCTACCAGTATTCGTAATCTTGGAGATAGACAAGCCATTCCTATTAACCGCACAAGGAACACATACCTTTTCTTGGGACAAGCCTCTGATATGTGTAGAATGACCACGCTTATGAGCCTTGCGTGGCATAGCAAATGTCTTACTCTTGCTATGATTGCCCTTGTACGAGATGGCGAAAAAAGTTTCGTCAGCCTCAATAATGCCGTCAAGGGTAACATCGTCTGCCATATTCTGAAGTGCATCCAAAATCTTGTGTCTCCAAAGGAATGCGGTGTTTCTGTGAATCCCACAAGCAACAGCAGTCTTACGAATGGATAAGCCATTCATCATACAATCAATGTACTGCTCCCACACGGACAAGTCTTTTCTTGTACCAGACACAATGGAGTTCGTAGCAATCACGAAGGACTTGCCACAATCCTTACATACATATCGCTGTGTGCCATCTTTACGATGACCATTGCGAACCACA comes from the Eubacteriaceae bacterium Marseille-Q4139 genome and includes:
- a CDS encoding IS1595-like element ISSag10 family transposase, which encodes MPTIKDALDIIGKLTVAEQESLKTMLLSPAFVKSLNIEDFVAKERFANGRVCPLCGCIHVVRNGHRKDGTQRYVCKDCGKSFVIATNSIVSGTRKDLSVWEQYIDCMMNGLSIRKTAVACGIHRNTAFLWRHKILDALQNMADDVTLDGIIEADETFFAISYKGNHSKSKTFAMPRKAHKRGHSTHIRGLSQEKVCVPCAVNRNGLSISKITNTGRVSTRDLHHIYDGRIKTNSTLVTDKMNSYVRFTNANSIDLVQLKTGKAKKGIYNIQHINSYHSQLKRFMRGFNGVSTKYLNNYLVWNNLVNYAKESDMEKRNIFLTFVLATLKTAKCRDLSNRPAVPLVA